One genomic segment of Salinigranum rubrum includes these proteins:
- a CDS encoding VOC family protein has translation MSELAAHHVGITVEDLERAVDFYRDVLGLELLDRFSVGGEAFSTGVGVDGASAEFAHLDADGARIELVSYDPEGDPVGEPAVNQPGAVHVGLSTGDLDAFYESLPDDVETQSAPQRTESGTNILFLRDPEGNLVEVLEA, from the coding sequence ATGTCGGAGCTCGCGGCCCACCACGTCGGCATCACCGTCGAAGACCTCGAACGCGCAGTCGACTTCTACCGGGACGTCCTCGGACTCGAACTCCTCGACCGCTTCTCGGTCGGTGGCGAGGCGTTCTCGACGGGTGTCGGCGTCGACGGCGCCAGCGCCGAGTTCGCACACCTCGACGCCGACGGCGCCCGTATCGAACTCGTCTCGTACGACCCCGAGGGCGACCCGGTGGGGGAGCCGGCAGTGAACCAGCCCGGTGCGGTCCACGTCGGACTCTCGACGGGAGACCTCGACGCGTTCTACGAGTCGCTCCCCGACGACGTCGAGACGCAGAGTGCCCCGCAGCGAACCGAAAGCGGCACGAATATTCTCTTTCTCAGGGACCCGGAGGGGAACCTCGTCGAGGTGCTGGAAGCGTAG
- a CDS encoding ADP-ribosylglycohydrolase family protein codes for METDRTAGVLLGLACGDALGRPVEFETPARILAQYGEVREMLANGTWGKPAGTVTDDTDMAVCLARSLVSCGGFDPDDVAERFVAWYDAEPFDVGNMTARALSRIRDGDSWETAGQRVWEESPEGSNAGNGSVMRAPPLAVAFADDESQLADASETSSRITHADPRCTAGCAVLNLTLAGLLLDREDPLAGALDRVGPPSALDDALRPVVAGDLDPSTLRSTGYVVDTLQTALWHGLHADSPEAALVEVVNMGGDADTVGAVAGAVVGARFGADALPERWLAELDDREELRDMATRLSTL; via the coding sequence ATGGAAACAGACCGCACGGCGGGGGTGTTGCTCGGCCTCGCCTGCGGCGACGCGCTCGGCCGGCCGGTCGAGTTCGAGACGCCCGCGCGCATCCTCGCGCAGTACGGCGAGGTACGGGAGATGCTCGCGAACGGCACGTGGGGGAAGCCCGCGGGGACCGTCACGGACGACACGGACATGGCGGTGTGTCTCGCCCGGAGCCTGGTTTCCTGCGGCGGATTCGACCCCGACGACGTCGCCGAGCGGTTCGTCGCGTGGTACGACGCGGAACCGTTCGACGTCGGTAACATGACGGCGCGGGCGCTCTCGCGCATCCGCGACGGCGACTCGTGGGAGACGGCCGGACAGCGGGTGTGGGAGGAGTCCCCGGAAGGCTCGAACGCCGGGAACGGCAGCGTCATGCGCGCTCCGCCGCTCGCCGTCGCCTTCGCCGACGACGAGTCCCAGCTGGCAGACGCGAGCGAGACGAGTTCGCGAATCACCCACGCGGACCCGCGCTGCACCGCCGGCTGTGCGGTGTTGAACCTCACGCTCGCCGGGTTGCTCCTCGACCGCGAGGACCCGCTGGCGGGCGCACTGGACCGTGTCGGGCCGCCCTCGGCGCTCGATGACGCGCTCCGGCCCGTCGTCGCCGGCGACCTCGACCCCTCGACGCTCCGGTCGACGGGCTACGTCGTCGACACGCTCCAGACCGCGCTGTGGCACGGCCTGCACGCCGACTCGCCCGAGGCGGCGCTCGTCGAGGTTGTCAACATGGGCGGCGACGCCGACACCGTCGGTGCCGTCGCGGGCGCCGTCGTCGGCGCGCGGTTCGGCGCGGACGCCCTGCCCGAGCGGTGGCTCGCGGAACTCGACGACCGTGAGGAGCTTCGAGACATGGCGACCCGGCTCAGCACGCTCTGA
- a CDS encoding VanZ family protein: MALTEATPSVSDLNVRYRRHRRGAWAAALVWGGVVSALHFAGLAYGIYTELWWWDLLTHFTSGFGVAALLYLAWTEGFRSRVGLFVVLPVCVLCIGTWFEVYERVFKDFWYGWSNAFYLEDTAVDLVVDTLGAVVFGVVLRVYSRVRRS; the protein is encoded by the coding sequence ATGGCACTGACGGAGGCCACGCCGAGCGTCAGCGACCTGAACGTCCGCTACCGGCGGCACCGACGCGGGGCGTGGGCGGCCGCGCTCGTCTGGGGCGGCGTCGTCAGCGCCCTCCACTTCGCCGGCCTCGCGTACGGCATCTACACCGAACTCTGGTGGTGGGATCTCCTCACGCACTTCACGTCGGGGTTCGGCGTCGCCGCGCTGTTGTACCTCGCCTGGACGGAGGGTTTTCGCTCGCGGGTCGGCCTCTTCGTCGTCCTCCCCGTCTGCGTCCTCTGTATCGGCACGTGGTTCGAGGTGTACGAGCGGGTCTTCAAGGATTTCTGGTACGGCTGGTCCAACGCCTTTTACCTCGAAGACACCGCCGTCGACCTCGTCGTCGACACGCTCGGTGCCGTCGTGTTCGGCGTCGTTCTCCGGGTGTACAGCCGCGTCCGGCGGTCGTGA
- a CDS encoding sugar nucleotidyltransferase has translation MYGVVLAAGEGTRLRPRTAERPKGLVEVAGQPLLTHCFETLRALGVDELVVVVGYQGEQIVSYYGDRFGDLPLTYAHQTERRGLADALLTAESRADLDADFLVLNGDNVCRANLGDVLDRHRNSAADATLLVDEVSRADAAATGVVSFDDEGNVAGLVEKPDDPPSTTVPRGFYAFSPRIFEACRAIDPSPTGEYELTAAVDWLLDDGGRVETVGLEGWCVNVNTEADRTRAEKRLQRG, from the coding sequence ATGTACGGCGTCGTCCTCGCCGCGGGAGAGGGAACTCGCCTCCGTCCGCGCACGGCCGAGCGACCGAAGGGGCTCGTCGAGGTCGCCGGCCAGCCGCTCCTGACGCACTGTTTCGAGACGCTCCGGGCGCTCGGCGTCGACGAACTCGTCGTGGTGGTCGGCTATCAGGGCGAACAGATCGTCTCGTACTACGGCGACCGCTTCGGGGACCTCCCGCTCACCTACGCCCACCAGACCGAACGGAGGGGACTCGCCGACGCGCTGCTGACGGCCGAATCGCGGGCGGACCTCGACGCCGACTTCCTCGTGCTCAACGGCGACAACGTCTGCCGGGCGAACCTGGGAGACGTGCTCGACAGACACCGTAACTCGGCCGCCGATGCGACCCTGCTCGTCGACGAGGTGTCGCGGGCCGACGCCGCGGCCACGGGCGTCGTCTCGTTCGACGACGAGGGGAACGTCGCCGGTCTCGTCGAGAAGCCCGACGACCCGCCGTCGACGACGGTCCCGCGGGGCTTCTACGCCTTCTCGCCGCGGATATTCGAGGCGTGTCGCGCCATCGACCCCTCCCCGACCGGCGAGTACGAACTCACGGCCGCGGTCGACTGGCTTCTCGACGACGGCGGCCGGGTCGAGACCGTCGGTCTGGAGGGATGGTGCGTCAACGTGAACACCGAAGCGGACCGGACGCGGGCCGAAAAGCGACTGCAGCGTGGATGA